The genome window CGCAGCTTTTGCGCTGTTTTTAGTGGTATTGGCTTTTAGTGGTCCTCTGTTGCAGGCCGGTCCAGCTGAGCTGAATAGCCTGTTTACAGTACTACAGTTGGAAAAAAGCTTAACTTATGGTCTTTTGATCACCGCCTGTTTCCCAGGTTATGAAGTGGTCAGGGATCTGCTCAGGTTAAACAGACTGAATTGAGGTGTATACCCAAGTCACTTTAAGATGCACCATGAACCATGAACCATGAACCATGAACCATGAACCATGAACCATGAACCATGAACCATGAACCGGTAACCATAACATGAACCTCAGACCATTCCCCATCCACTTTGGCGGATTGCCTGCGGCGAATCCACCCTACGTTCATTCAGGGGGCTGTTGAATTTATCACTCGGCAGCCCCATAACCTTCAAAGGCAATCCGCCTTACCTTACTGAAGGTTTATCATGGCTTTACATCTTCCTGCTATTGTCACTTTGCTGGCACTTTTATTGTTTTTATACAGTTGTATGGCCGTTGCTATGGCGCGGAAAAAATATGGCGTGGCTGCTCCTGCAACCACGGGTAATCTGGATTTTGAGCGCATATTCCGTGTGCAGATGAATACGCTGGAACATCTGGTGCTGTTTTTGCCTGCACTCTGGTTATTCAGTGAATATGTCAGTCCGGTCTGGGCTGGGCTTGTAGGTTTGGTCTGGTTGGTTGGCCGTTTGTATTACGCTGTCAGTTATATTAAAGACGCCAAAAGCCGTGGCCCTGGTTTTGTCATTGGTTTTGCCGCCTTGCTGGTGCTGATGATAGGTGCTGCCGTTGGCATAGTGCTGCGTATGATGGCTGGTTTATAAGTCATGAGCAGCACATCCCTTGTTACCGAAGCAGAGCCTGATACTGAAGTTCAGGCTCCAGCCAAAAAAATTGGTCCGCTTTTTAGCTTAATTCCGTTTTTAACTCCTTATGCCAGCCGCTGGTTGCTGACTTTTATCGCTTTAACAGTAGCGGCAGTGGCCACTCTGACTTTGCCAGTAGCTTTTCGGTATCTGATTGACGCGGGTTTTTCCACCGATCAGGCTGGCCACATCGATCAATACTTTCTGGCGTTGTTTGGCCTTTCTGTCGTCTTAGCTGTCGCCACCGCTTTGCGGTTTT of Rheinheimera sp. MM224 contains these proteins:
- a CDS encoding MAPEG family protein; amino-acid sequence: MALHLPAIVTLLALLLFLYSCMAVAMARKKYGVAAPATTGNLDFERIFRVQMNTLEHLVLFLPALWLFSEYVSPVWAGLVGLVWLVGRLYYAVSYIKDAKSRGPGFVIGFAALLVLMIGAAVGIVLRMMAGL